A genomic segment from Gossypium hirsutum isolate 1008001.06 chromosome D04, Gossypium_hirsutum_v2.1, whole genome shotgun sequence encodes:
- the LOC107898492 gene encoding ATP synthase mitochondrial F1 complex assembly factor 2, producing MAASLLNKALKPIKHPNFLSALRSLNFSSIATAHGNPSDGPSSSSFTFDNANNNKEKDDNSIYIKPPTSNASTEKTTSVTMPMSFMTGSIVGKRFYEKVTTRESDDGVGWTVMLDYRTLKTPSKRPLKLPTLALAKAIAAEWEYQQTDGIRPFTMPLMKLACTALERVPLTRTKIIEHLMKKFDQDLVFCRAPEDNTLTAGVHARQVEKVDPLLSWLNSEFGFQPIVYSSFFGGKQGEGLSKAVENLLKKTDDCELAAIDALAAAAHSLVISLGIFRGKLQIEEAIELIRLEEDLQVDKWGLVEGGHDVDIADLKVQISSATVFLGLSRKNFFH from the exons ATGGCCGCTTCTCTTTTAAACAAAGCATTAAAACCCATTAAACATCCCAACTTCCTCTCGGCCCTCCGTTCTCTAAATTTCAGTTCTATCGCCACCGCCCATGGCAACCCCTCCGACGgtccatcttcttcttccttcacattcgACAACGCCAATAACAACAAAGAGAAAGACGATAATAGTATATACATAAAGCCACCGACTTCAAATGCGAGCACCGAAAAGACGACGTCGGTGACGATGCCGATGTCGTTCATGACTGGATCGATAGTTGGGAAGAGATTTTATGAGAAAGTTACTACGAGAGAGTCTGATGATGGAGTTGGATGGACTGTTATGCTTGATTATAGGACTCTTAAAACCCCTTCTAAAAGGCCTCTCAAGTTGCCCACTTTGGCTCTTGCTAAGGCCATTGCTGCTGAATGGGAATATCAG CAAACAGATGGAATCAGACCCTTTacaatgccattgatgaaacttgCTTGCACGGCGCTGGAAAGAGTTCCTCTCACACGCACGAAGATCATTGAACATCTGATGAAGAAATTTGATCAAGACTTAGTGTTCTGTCGTGCACCTGAGGATAACACTTTGACGGCTGGTGTTCATG caaGGCAAGTTGAGAAAGTTGATCCTTTACTTTCTTGGTTAAATTCTGAATTTGGCTTTCAGCCTATTGTGTACTCTAGCTTCTTTGGTGGGAAGCAAGGGGAAGGTCTCTCAAAGGCTGTTGAAAACCTTCTGAAGAAGACAGATGACTGTGAATTGGCAGCAATTGATGCCCTTGCAGCTGCGGCACATTCATTGGTTATTTCTCTAGGAATTTTTCGTGGTAAATTGCAGATTGAGGAAGCAATCGAGTTGATTAGACTTGAGGAAGATTTGCAG GTGGATAAATGGGGTTTAGTAGAAGGTGGGCATGACGTTGACATTGCTGACCTCAAGGTACAAATCTCATCAGCAACCGTGTTCCTTGGTCTTTCTAGGAAGAACTTTTTTCATTGA
- the LOC107898493 gene encoding uncharacterized protein, whose product MKREGRQHGMVRTYRVLPSPWNPRPEPRFVQQVNSPTTAGLFTKVPAKPTNHSKFTGRCDRPRCLGCHMHPACKSKDKAKGTHKFRSNDMATNYRLVTWKVVDRRPGLNFSGFSAARMLDHLSSDYEVYDDEDDDDDDQCHVVNDGLKASSQSQEEVENHEGKIEDDDEKHEGVDVDDMKFVLDRELEEKGWCLVGEI is encoded by the coding sequence ATGAAGAGGGAAGGTCGTCAACATGGTATGGTTAGGACGTACAGGGTCCTCCCATCTCCATGGAATCCGAGACCTGAACCCCGGTTCGTTCAACAGGTCAATTCACCTACAACGGCCGGGTTGTTCACCAAAGTTCCGGCGAAGCCTACTAACCATTCCAAGTTTACCGGACGATGCGATAGGCCTCGGTGCCTAGGGTGTCACATGCACCCGGCTTGTAAGTCCAAGGATAAGGCCAAGGGTACTCATAAGTTTAGGTCAAATGATATGGCCACAAACTATAGGTTGGTCACCTGGAAAGTGGTTGATAGGAGGCCTGGTTTGAATTTTTCAGGGTTTTCAGCAGCAAGGATGTTGGACCATTTATCTAGTGACTATGAAGTttatgatgatgaagatgatgatgatgatgatcaaTGTCATGTAGTTAATGATGGTTTGAAAGCGAGTTCTCAATCTCAAGAAGAGGTAGAAAATCATGAAGGTAAGATTGAAGATGATGATGAGAAACATGAAGGTgttgatgttgatgatatgaAGTTTGTTTTGGATCGTGAATTGGAAGAAAAAGGCTGGTGTTTGGTTGGGGAAATTTGA